The Paenibacillus macerans genome includes a window with the following:
- a CDS encoding GNAT family N-acetyltransferase: protein MRKYFLKTSRIAFSHWDNNDIDLAYTLWGDPAVTRYISANGLFSLEQVKDRLNKEMNMQKEFQVQYWPLFSLTNEEFIGCCGLRPYAIEKNICEIGVHLKSSHWGSGYATEAVNAVIQYAFDIKKVDNLFAGHNPNNEASKKMLLKLGFKYSHDEFYEPTGLYHSSYFYK from the coding sequence ATGAGAAAGTACTTTTTAAAAACTTCCCGCATAGCTTTTTCCCACTGGGATAATAATGACATTGACTTGGCATATACACTATGGGGAGATCCAGCTGTCACAAGATACATTTCTGCAAATGGCTTGTTTTCACTCGAACAAGTTAAAGATAGATTGAATAAAGAAATGAATATGCAGAAGGAATTCCAAGTTCAATACTGGCCTCTTTTCAGTCTAACAAACGAAGAATTCATTGGTTGTTGTGGCCTGCGCCCGTACGCCATAGAAAAAAATATTTGTGAGATTGGAGTACATCTTAAAAGTAGTCATTGGGGGAGCGGCTATGCAACAGAAGCCGTAAATGCTGTTATTCAATATGCCTTCGATATAAAGAAAGTTGATAACTTATTTGCAGGCCATAACCCCAATAACGAAGCTTCTAAAAAAATGTTATTGAAGTTAGGTTTCAAGTATTCGCATGACGAATTTTATGAACCGACAGGTTTATACCACTCTTCTTACTTTTACAAGTAA
- the rsmD gene encoding 16S rRNA (guanine(966)-N(2))-methyltransferase RsmD — protein MRVISGSARGRALKAVPGMGTRPTTDKVKEAVFSIIGPYFEGGAALDLFAGTGGLGIEALSRGMDKAVFIDKEYKSIETVRANLQATGLTERAEVYKNDAERALKALAKREAAFDLVFLDPPYRLKHGDKLMEQMDELKLLKEGATIVLEYESSYAYPERFGNFTQRRKAEYGETAVSVYDYERETSAV, from the coding sequence ATGAGAGTCATTTCGGGCAGCGCCCGGGGCCGGGCGCTTAAGGCGGTTCCCGGTATGGGGACGCGGCCCACGACGGATAAAGTGAAGGAAGCGGTGTTCAGCATCATCGGTCCTTACTTTGAAGGAGGAGCGGCGTTGGATCTGTTTGCCGGCACAGGGGGCCTCGGCATCGAAGCGCTGAGCCGCGGCATGGACAAGGCCGTATTTATCGACAAAGAGTACAAAAGCATTGAAACCGTCCGCGCCAATTTGCAGGCAACCGGGCTGACGGAGCGGGCCGAGGTGTACAAAAACGATGCGGAAAGAGCGCTGAAAGCTTTGGCCAAACGCGAAGCCGCCTTTGATCTGGTATTTCTGGACCCGCCTTACCGGCTAAAGCACGGAGATAAGCTGATGGAGCAAATGGACGAGCTTAAGCTGCTGAAGGAAGGGGCTACGATCGTTCTGGAGTACGAATCCTCCTATGCGTATCCGGAACGGTTTGGAAACTTTACGCAGCGCCGCAAGGCGGAATACGGGGAAACGGCCGTATCCGTTTATGATTACGAACGAGAAACCAGCGCGGTCTAA
- the coaD gene encoding pantetheine-phosphate adenylyltransferase: protein MKEPGNNHPRIAVYPGSFDPVTKGHMDIIQRASRQFDKLIVAVLNNLSKNPLFTVEERKQLLTEATGHLPNVEIDSFRDLLVNYMSLKQAHVIVRGIRSVTDFEYELQLASTNHKLNSDVETIFMMTNPKYSYLSSSIVKEIASFHGDVSDLVPPEVELALQHKFAGRTGKN from the coding sequence ATGAAAGAACCAGGAAATAATCATCCGCGAATCGCCGTCTATCCGGGCAGCTTCGATCCGGTAACCAAAGGGCATATGGACATCATTCAACGGGCTTCGCGCCAATTCGACAAGCTGATTGTGGCGGTGCTGAACAATTTAAGCAAAAACCCGTTGTTTACGGTAGAAGAACGAAAACAACTGTTGACCGAGGCCACCGGACATTTGCCGAACGTGGAGATCGACAGTTTCCGCGACCTGCTCGTCAACTATATGAGCCTCAAGCAGGCTCACGTCATCGTGCGCGGCATCCGCTCCGTCACCGATTTCGAATACGAACTCCAGCTCGCGTCAACCAATCACAAGCTGAACAGCGACGTGGAGACGATTTTTATGATGACGAATCCGAAATATTCTTATTTAAGCTCCAGCATTGTCAAGGAGATCGCCAGCTTTCACGGAGACGTCAGCGACCTTGTGCCGCCGGAAGTAGAACTGGCGCTGCAGCATAAATTCGCCGGCCGGACGGGCAAAAATTAA
- a CDS encoding nucleoside recognition domain-containing protein: MNLKSFAGSRASTAFTGLLAVLLVVCVVYAPGEAFKASGQGLSIWWHIVFPALLPFVMLSQMLLAGGFAHGIGTLLEPFTRRLLGLPGSFGWVLPLGMTAGFPAAADTAATLFKQGKISANEAERIAGAAHFCSPMLLVIVIGAGFFGRPEFGLLLLAVHWAAGLAAGVTLHVLWRDRTPARNAAEPSASNSCSRRRSSRLRQALRNTERARQEDGRSLGKLLGDTVTSGVQTLMITGGYMLIFSILIHVILLALPGTFFSVTVKSLLEVHLGSYAMSRLSSPALPPAVFTALLGAALGWSGLCAYLQVRAILGPAGIRERFFLLNRLLHGAYAYAITLLLWKPLNGWLPGAFPAFAFAQEGQTGTGHDTPAAWLPTWQQAFGVMGWQLWMLALLTLGFATIALVWSRRSER; encoded by the coding sequence ATGAACTTAAAAAGCTTCGCCGGCAGCCGCGCTTCCACCGCTTTCACGGGGCTGCTGGCCGTTCTGCTTGTCGTGTGCGTCGTATATGCTCCGGGCGAAGCGTTTAAAGCCTCCGGACAGGGACTTTCTATCTGGTGGCACATCGTTTTTCCCGCTTTGCTCCCGTTCGTGATGTTATCGCAAATGCTCCTCGCAGGCGGATTCGCCCACGGCATCGGCACGCTGCTTGAACCTTTTACGCGCAGGCTGCTCGGTCTTCCCGGCTCCTTCGGCTGGGTGCTGCCGCTTGGCATGACCGCCGGCTTTCCGGCCGCCGCCGATACGGCGGCAACTTTATTCAAGCAGGGTAAAATCTCCGCAAACGAAGCGGAACGAATCGCCGGTGCGGCCCATTTTTGCAGCCCGATGCTGCTGGTGATCGTCATCGGCGCCGGTTTTTTCGGCCGCCCCGAATTCGGCTTGCTTCTGCTCGCCGTGCACTGGGCCGCCGGACTGGCCGCCGGGGTCACGCTGCATGTTCTTTGGCGGGATCGTACCCCGGCCCGGAACGCCGCGGAACCGTCCGCTTCGAACAGCTGCAGCCGGCGCCGCTCGTCCCGGCTTCGCCAGGCGCTCCGCAATACGGAGCGTGCCCGCCAGGAGGACGGCCGCAGCCTCGGCAAGCTGCTTGGCGATACCGTGACTTCCGGCGTGCAAACGCTGATGATCACCGGCGGCTACATGCTTATTTTTTCGATCCTGATTCATGTCATACTCCTGGCTTTGCCGGGAACTTTTTTTTCCGTCACCGTCAAAAGCCTGCTGGAGGTTCACCTCGGCTCGTACGCCATGTCCCGGCTGTCTTCCCCGGCGCTGCCGCCGGCGGTATTCACCGCCCTGCTGGGCGCCGCCCTCGGTTGGAGCGGTTTATGCGCCTACCTTCAGGTCCGGGCGATTCTCGGGCCGGCCGGAATTCGCGAACGTTTTTTCCTGCTGAACCGCCTGCTGCATGGAGCTTATGCGTACGCCATTACGCTGCTACTGTGGAAGCCGCTTAACGGCTGGCTGCCCGGCGCCTTTCCCGCCTTTGCCTTTGCCCAGGAAGGACAAACCGGCACAGGACACGACACCCCGGCGGCCTGGCTGCCGACCTGGCAGCAAGCGTTCGGGGTGATGGGATGGCAGCTATGGATGCTGGCGCTGTTAACGCTCGGATTCGCTACCATTGCGCTCGTATGGAGCCGCCGGAGCGAACGTTAA
- a CDS encoding SepM family pheromone-processing serine protease → MRQSRSIAIKAGLYVLTMAVIVYVVVFMNTPYMINQPGTAEEVKPIVSIESGDKEEKGAFMLTTVSVSYANLWMLATSPFNKDAEVVRKEPDRNDAEYETEQRYYMSSSQSSAVMAAYRKAGVKYDVVSQYVFIIGLSKESEPKGNFLSGDIIRAVDGQPVKRFEDLAPSLQGKKPGDIVPVQLSRDGKTVEEQVELVQIVDAEGIRKAGLGVSVGEVLKVEAADKAKEVTFADTEIGGPSAGLMFTLEIYNQLTPGDLTKGHRIAGTGTISEDGTVGPIGGVQFKIVAAEREKAEIFFVPEANYKDAKAKAEKIGSKMELVPVKKLDDALNYLQALKPKA, encoded by the coding sequence ATGCGTCAATCAAGATCCATAGCGATAAAAGCGGGGCTATACGTCCTGACGATGGCCGTGATCGTATATGTGGTCGTTTTTATGAATACGCCGTACATGATCAATCAGCCGGGGACCGCCGAGGAGGTTAAACCGATAGTCAGCATCGAGTCGGGGGATAAGGAGGAGAAAGGCGCTTTTATGCTAACGACGGTATCCGTCAGCTACGCCAATTTGTGGATGCTCGCCACATCCCCGTTCAACAAGGATGCCGAAGTGGTCCGCAAGGAGCCGGATCGCAACGATGCGGAATATGAGACGGAGCAGCGCTATTATATGAGCAGTTCGCAGTCCAGCGCGGTGATGGCGGCCTACCGCAAAGCCGGGGTGAAATACGACGTGGTGTCCCAGTATGTTTTTATTATCGGACTGTCCAAAGAAAGCGAACCGAAAGGCAACTTCCTGTCCGGAGACATTATTCGCGCGGTGGACGGCCAGCCGGTGAAACGGTTTGAGGATCTGGCCCCTTCGCTTCAAGGGAAAAAGCCCGGGGACATCGTTCCCGTGCAGCTTTCGCGGGATGGAAAAACGGTCGAGGAGCAGGTGGAGCTGGTTCAGATCGTCGATGCGGAAGGCATACGCAAAGCGGGGCTGGGCGTGAGCGTCGGGGAAGTGCTGAAAGTGGAGGCGGCGGACAAGGCGAAAGAAGTCACTTTTGCCGATACGGAGATCGGCGGTCCTTCGGCGGGACTGATGTTTACGCTGGAAATTTACAACCAGCTGACGCCCGGGGATTTAACGAAAGGACACCGCATCGCCGGAACCGGCACGATCTCGGAGGACGGCACCGTCGGGCCGATCGGCGGCGTCCAGTTCAAGATCGTCGCTGCGGAGCGGGAGAAGGCCGAAATATTTTTCGTTCCGGAAGCGAATTATAAAGACGCCAAAGCAAAAGCGGAGAAAATCGGTTCGAAAATGGAGCTCGTGCCGGTCAAAAAGCTCGACGACGCGCTGAATTATTTGCAGGCGCTTAAGCCGAAAGCCTAA
- a CDS encoding nucleotidyltransferase, giving the protein MNVVGIIVEYNPLHNGHVYHFAEAQRLTAADAVIAVMSGDFLQRGEPAIVDKWARAEMALRLGADLVLELPIAYAAQPAEWFAYGAVALLEATGVATHLCFGSEAGALEALQPLAERLAAGGGALKAAVAEELATGASFPAAYAAAAARLLAGGPAAGADAAAARALLEQPNNSLGLHYLIALRRLHSGIAPVTVRRRAAGYNDAAPTDARIASATAVRRLIAGGGLDAAVPYLPPFTADILAREFAAGRGPVTWENLAAPLFHQLLLASPEQLRACHEMTEGLEYRIKKALPLLEKPTVSELLAKLKTKRYTYTKLQRTLLHALLQHPRDLLTPEALAEGPGYLRVLAFSNRGQELLKRMKKRAKLPVVTRAAELDHPQLTLDIRAAAAYANGMPVRQAEQLFREYRQPPIRV; this is encoded by the coding sequence GTGAATGTCGTCGGAATCATTGTTGAATATAATCCGCTCCACAACGGGCATGTTTACCACTTCGCCGAGGCGCAGCGCTTGACGGCGGCGGACGCGGTCATCGCCGTCATGAGCGGCGATTTTTTGCAGCGCGGCGAGCCGGCGATCGTGGACAAATGGGCGCGGGCGGAAATGGCGCTGCGCCTCGGCGCCGATCTCGTGCTCGAGCTGCCGATCGCATACGCGGCGCAGCCGGCGGAGTGGTTCGCCTACGGCGCGGTGGCGCTGCTCGAGGCGACGGGCGTCGCGACGCATCTGTGCTTCGGCAGCGAGGCCGGCGCGCTTGAGGCGCTGCAGCCGCTTGCCGAGCGGCTCGCCGCCGGCGGCGGCGCACTGAAGGCGGCGGTCGCGGAGGAGCTCGCCACCGGGGCGAGCTTCCCCGCCGCCTACGCCGCCGCGGCCGCGCGCCTGCTCGCCGGAGGCCCTGCCGCCGGCGCCGACGCCGCCGCAGCGCGCGCGCTGCTGGAGCAGCCCAACAACAGTTTGGGGCTGCACTACCTGATCGCGCTGCGGCGGCTCCACAGCGGCATCGCGCCGGTCACGGTCCGGCGCCGGGCCGCGGGGTACAACGATGCCGCGCCGACGGACGCGCGCATCGCCAGCGCCACCGCCGTGCGCCGGCTGATCGCCGGCGGCGGCCTGGACGCGGCTGTGCCGTATCTCCCGCCCTTCACGGCGGACATCCTCGCCCGCGAATTCGCGGCGGGACGCGGCCCCGTGACGTGGGAGAACCTGGCCGCGCCGCTGTTTCACCAGCTGCTGCTCGCTTCGCCCGAGCAGCTCCGCGCCTGCCACGAAATGACCGAAGGCTTGGAGTACCGCATCAAAAAAGCGCTGCCGCTGCTGGAAAAGCCGACCGTATCCGAGCTGCTGGCCAAGCTCAAGACGAAACGGTACACCTACACGAAGCTGCAGCGCACCTTGCTGCATGCGTTGCTGCAGCATCCGCGGGATCTGCTGACACCCGAGGCGCTGGCGGAAGGTCCGGGCTACCTGCGCGTGCTGGCGTTTAGCAACCGGGGCCAGGAACTGCTGAAGCGAATGAAAAAGCGCGCCAAACTGCCGGTCGTTACCCGGGCCGCAGAGCTTGATCATCCCCAGCTAACGCTCGATATCCGGGCCGCCGCCGCATATGCCAACGGCATGCCCGTCCGCCAGGCCGAGCAGCTGTTCCGGGAATACCGTCAGCCCCCGATTCGGGTTTAG
- a CDS encoding YceD family protein, whose amino-acid sequence MFIHFRQVASSEAPVEIHQTLDVSRIIKGRRDITGISPLQVDLRAEASGGGVVDVKGKLTAELDMTCSRCLKPLKRTVAAEFAESFKQSDDPEMDMQAQDEDDDLQYVAEDKVDLTPYVEETLLLNLPFAAVCKESCKGLCPNCGADLNERECGCNTEVIDPRLAALGDFFKSKQ is encoded by the coding sequence ATGTTTATTCATTTTCGCCAGGTGGCATCGTCGGAAGCTCCGGTGGAGATCCATCAGACCTTGGATGTCAGCCGGATTATTAAAGGCCGCAGGGACATCACCGGGATCAGTCCGCTTCAGGTTGATCTGCGGGCGGAAGCCTCCGGCGGCGGAGTGGTCGATGTCAAGGGCAAGCTGACGGCCGAACTCGACATGACTTGCTCCAGATGCCTGAAGCCTTTGAAACGCACGGTCGCAGCGGAATTTGCGGAGAGCTTCAAACAAAGTGACGATCCCGAGATGGACATGCAAGCGCAGGATGAAGACGACGATCTGCAATATGTCGCCGAGGACAAAGTGGACTTGACGCCATATGTGGAGGAAACGTTATTGCTGAATCTGCCGTTTGCCGCTGTCTGCAAGGAATCCTGCAAAGGGCTTTGCCCCAACTGCGGAGCCGATCTGAACGAACGGGAATGCGGCTGCAACACCGAAGTGATCGATCCGCGCCTCGCAGCGCTCGGTGATTTTTTCAAAAGTAAGCAGTAA
- the rpmF gene encoding 50S ribosomal protein L32, producing MAVPQRRTSKTRRDKRRTHFKLAVPGMVKCEQCGELKLAHHVCKVCGTYKSREIIGQ from the coding sequence ATGGCAGTACCTCAACGGAGAACGTCCAAAACGCGCCGCGACAAACGCCGCACGCACTTCAAATTGGCTGTGCCGGGCATGGTGAAATGTGAACAATGCGGAGAATTGAAGCTTGCTCACCACGTATGCAAAGTTTGCGGAACATACAAATCGAGAGAAATTATTGGCCAATAA
- the plsX gene encoding phosphate acyltransferase PlsX, whose product MRIAIDAMGGDHAPQSTVDGALAAAREWSDTEIVLVGKEQVLKPMLEGAPANLRIHPAEEIIEAEDEPVKAVRRKKDASMVVAGRLVREGEADAMISAGNTGALMTTGLLVVGRMEGIERPALAPMIPTVDERGVLALDLGANMDAKPEHLAQYALMGSVYREKVHGIAKPRVGLLNVGTEAMKGNELTKAAYPLLKELPVNFVGNVEARDILTGACDVLVCDGFAGNILLKSLEGTAGTLFSILKREFTKSWKNKLAAAVLMPSLRGLKQTLDYKEHGGAPLLGLGGLVVKGHGSSDGGAIKNAVRQARLALQNKLTESIAREISGK is encoded by the coding sequence ATGAGAATCGCCATTGATGCCATGGGCGGGGATCATGCGCCGCAAAGCACCGTCGATGGGGCGCTGGCCGCGGCCAGGGAATGGAGCGACACGGAGATCGTGCTGGTCGGCAAAGAACAGGTGCTAAAGCCGATGCTGGAGGGCGCTCCGGCCAATCTGCGCATTCATCCCGCGGAGGAAATTATCGAAGCGGAGGATGAGCCGGTCAAAGCCGTCCGGCGCAAAAAGGACGCTTCGATGGTCGTCGCCGGCCGGCTCGTCCGCGAGGGCGAAGCCGATGCGATGATTTCGGCCGGCAACACCGGTGCGCTCATGACCACCGGGCTGCTCGTCGTCGGCCGTATGGAAGGGATCGAGCGGCCGGCGCTGGCGCCGATGATCCCGACCGTTGACGAGCGCGGCGTGCTGGCGCTCGATCTTGGCGCCAACATGGACGCGAAGCCGGAGCATTTGGCGCAGTACGCGCTGATGGGCAGCGTTTACCGCGAGAAGGTGCACGGGATCGCGAAGCCGCGCGTCGGGCTTTTGAACGTCGGCACCGAGGCGATGAAAGGCAATGAGCTGACCAAGGCGGCTTATCCGCTGCTGAAGGAGCTGCCGGTCAATTTTGTCGGCAATGTGGAAGCCCGCGATATTTTGACCGGTGCTTGCGATGTGCTGGTGTGCGACGGGTTTGCCGGCAATATTTTGCTCAAATCGCTGGAAGGCACGGCGGGCACGCTGTTTTCGATTTTAAAGCGGGAATTTACGAAATCATGGAAAAACAAGCTGGCCGCGGCGGTGCTGATGCCGTCGCTGCGCGGGCTGAAGCAGACGCTCGACTACAAGGAGCACGGGGGAGCGCCGCTGCTTGGGCTTGGCGGACTTGTCGTCAAAGGGCATGGCTCTTCGGACGGAGGAGCGATCAAAAACGCCGTGCGCCAGGCGCGTTTAGCGCTGCAAAACAAACTGACGGAGAGCATAGCACGGGAAATCAGCGGGAAGTGA
- a CDS encoding beta-ketoacyl-ACP synthase III has protein sequence MKLSSVGIIGTGKYVPEKVLTNADLEKMVDTNDEWIVSRTGIRERHIAAPEQATSDLAYEAAVQALKSAGLAAEDLDLIIVATITPDMAFPSTACILQDKLGAKKAAAFDLSAACSGFVYSMAAANGFIQTGMYKNALVIGADTLSRITDYTDRNTCVLFGDGAGAVVLGEVPEGRGFLSFDLGAEGAGGVQLNLPAGGSRLPASEATVAERKHYLYMNGREVFKFAVRVMENATEEVLRKAGKSKEDIDLFVPHQANIRIIQSAMQRLNLSEEKCVINVDKYANTSAASIPLALVEAAEEGRMKEGDTLLLVGFGGGLTWGASVLVW, from the coding sequence ATGAAGTTAAGTTCGGTAGGGATTATCGGGACCGGGAAATACGTTCCCGAAAAAGTGTTGACGAATGCCGATTTGGAAAAAATGGTGGATACCAATGACGAGTGGATCGTGTCGCGGACGGGCATCCGGGAACGCCATATCGCCGCTCCGGAGCAAGCGACGTCCGACCTGGCGTATGAGGCTGCGGTGCAGGCGTTAAAGTCCGCGGGCTTGGCGGCGGAGGATCTGGATCTGATTATCGTGGCCACGATTACGCCGGATATGGCGTTTCCGTCCACGGCCTGCATTTTACAGGATAAGCTCGGAGCCAAAAAAGCGGCCGCGTTCGACCTGTCCGCCGCCTGTTCGGGGTTCGTCTACAGCATGGCCGCAGCCAACGGTTTTATTCAGACGGGAATGTACAAAAACGCATTGGTGATCGGCGCCGACACCTTGTCCCGCATCACCGACTATACGGACCGCAATACATGCGTGCTGTTCGGCGACGGGGCGGGCGCGGTTGTACTTGGCGAGGTGCCGGAAGGACGCGGGTTCCTCTCCTTCGACCTGGGCGCGGAAGGCGCCGGCGGCGTGCAGCTTAACCTGCCTGCGGGCGGCTCCCGGCTTCCGGCTTCGGAGGCGACGGTTGCGGAGCGTAAGCATTACCTTTATATGAACGGCCGCGAAGTGTTCAAATTCGCGGTACGCGTGATGGAGAATGCGACCGAGGAAGTCTTGCGCAAAGCGGGCAAGAGCAAAGAGGACATCGATTTGTTCGTGCCGCATCAGGCCAATATCCGCATTATTCAATCGGCGATGCAGCGGCTGAATTTGTCGGAGGAGAAATGCGTCATTAATGTAGACAAATACGCCAACACGTCGGCGGCTTCGATTCCGCTCGCGCTCGTTGAAGCGGCGGAAGAAGGCCGGATGAAGGAAGGCGACACGCTGCTATTGGTCGGCTTCGGCGGCGGCTTGACCTGGGGGGCTTCCGTGCTGGTGTGGTAG
- the fabD gene encoding ACP S-malonyltransferase: protein MGKLAFVFPGQGSQSVGMGKDIYDALPSSRNLFDIADEKLGFPLTRLVFEGPESELKQTANTQPALLTTSVALHQAFAAKGFAPDYVAGHSLGEYSALTAAGALAFEDAVSIVRARGEYMEQAVPGGQGAMAAVLGGEREALAQLCADITAGGALVELANVNCPGQIVVSGSKEGVAQVAERVKEIGAKRAIPLEVSGPFHSSLMRAAAERLKDKLKGVTFKDASVPVVANVTASPVQSAGDISKLLVEQVYSPVLWEDSVAWLIAQGVDTFVEIGPGSVLTGLIKKIDKSVRLFNVSGLESLEQTAAALG, encoded by the coding sequence ATGGGCAAATTGGCATTTGTTTTTCCCGGACAGGGTTCCCAAAGCGTCGGAATGGGTAAGGATATATATGACGCGCTGCCTTCGTCCCGGAACTTATTTGATATCGCGGATGAAAAATTGGGTTTTCCGCTGACCCGGCTTGTTTTTGAAGGGCCGGAAAGCGAATTGAAGCAGACGGCCAACACGCAGCCGGCGCTGCTTACGACCAGTGTGGCGCTGCACCAGGCGTTTGCGGCCAAAGGCTTTGCGCCGGATTATGTCGCCGGACACAGCCTGGGCGAGTACAGCGCGTTAACGGCGGCCGGGGCGCTTGCTTTTGAAGACGCCGTCTCGATCGTGCGCGCTCGCGGCGAATACATGGAGCAGGCCGTACCCGGCGGGCAGGGGGCGATGGCCGCGGTGCTTGGCGGCGAACGCGAGGCGCTGGCCCAGCTCTGCGCCGATATTACCGCCGGCGGAGCGCTGGTGGAGCTCGCCAACGTCAACTGCCCGGGGCAGATCGTCGTCTCCGGCAGCAAGGAAGGCGTGGCGCAGGTCGCCGAACGCGTCAAGGAGATCGGGGCCAAACGGGCGATCCCGCTTGAAGTCAGCGGACCGTTTCATTCCTCGCTGATGAGAGCGGCGGCGGAGCGTCTGAAGGACAAGCTTAAGGGCGTAACGTTCAAGGATGCTTCCGTTCCGGTCGTTGCGAATGTGACCGCAAGCCCGGTTCAAAGCGCGGGCGATATTTCCAAGCTGCTTGTTGAGCAAGTGTATTCGCCCGTGCTTTGGGAGGACAGCGTTGCCTGGCTGATTGCGCAGGGTGTAGACACCTTCGTGGAGATCGGGCCGGGAAGCGTGCTTACCGGACTTATCAAAAAAATCGACAAATCGGTGCGTCTGTTCAACGTAAGCGGCTTGGAGAGCCTGGAGCAGACCGCGGCCGCGCTGGGATAG
- the fabG gene encoding 3-oxoacyl-[acyl-carrier-protein] reductase → MNRPLQGKTALVTGASRGIGRSIALAFAAAGADVAVNYAGNEQAAAGVVAEIEAFGVKAYAVKAHVGSSQQFEDMVKGMLDAWGRIDILVNNAGITRDNLIMRMKEEEFDQVIETNLKGVFNGIKAVTRPMMKQRSGRIINISSVVGVLGNAGQANYVAAKAGVIGLTKSSARELASRGITVNCIAPGFIETDMTDKLSDELRQSTLAGIPLARLGQPEEIANVAVFLASDGASYMTGQTLHVDGGMYM, encoded by the coding sequence ATGAATAGACCGCTTCAGGGCAAAACCGCCCTCGTTACCGGAGCGTCGCGCGGCATCGGGCGCAGCATCGCGCTGGCGTTCGCCGCAGCCGGGGCCGATGTGGCCGTCAATTATGCCGGGAACGAACAGGCCGCGGCGGGCGTTGTCGCGGAAATCGAGGCGTTTGGCGTCAAAGCGTACGCCGTCAAAGCCCATGTCGGAAGCAGCCAGCAGTTTGAGGATATGGTCAAAGGCATGCTGGACGCCTGGGGCCGGATCGACATTCTGGTGAATAACGCGGGCATTACTAGAGATAATTTAATTATGCGCATGAAGGAAGAAGAGTTCGATCAGGTCATCGAGACGAATCTCAAAGGCGTATTCAACGGCATTAAAGCCGTGACCCGGCCGATGATGAAACAGCGCTCCGGGCGCATCATCAACATTTCCTCGGTCGTCGGCGTGCTCGGCAATGCGGGGCAGGCCAATTACGTGGCGGCCAAAGCCGGGGTCATCGGTCTGACGAAATCGTCGGCCCGCGAGCTGGCCTCGCGCGGTATTACGGTGAACTGCATTGCGCCCGGGTTTATCGAAACCGACATGACCGACAAGTTGTCTGATGAACTGCGTCAAAGCACGCTGGCCGGCATTCCGCTGGCGCGTTTGGGCCAGCCGGAGGAAATCGCGAATGTCGCCGTATTTCTCGCTTCGGACGGCGCGTCCTACATGACCGGACAAACGCTCCATGTCGACGGCGGGATGTATATGTAA
- the acpP gene encoding acyl carrier protein, translated as MSDVLERVKRIVVDRLGADEAEVTLEASFKDDLGADSLDVVELVMELEDEFDLEISDEDAEKITTVGEVVNYIQSHT; from the coding sequence ATGTCCGATGTATTGGAACGCGTAAAACGCATTGTAGTGGATCGCCTCGGCGCTGACGAAGCCGAAGTGACGCTGGAAGCGTCTTTCAAAGATGACCTTGGTGCTGATTCGCTCGACGTAGTTGAATTGGTCATGGAGTTGGAAGATGAATTCGATCTGGAAATTTCAGACGAAGATGCTGAGAAGATTACGACCGTAGGTGAAGTTGTAAACTACATACAATCTCATACCTAA